Proteins from a genomic interval of Lemur catta isolate mLemCat1 chromosome 17, mLemCat1.pri, whole genome shotgun sequence:
- the YTHDF1 gene encoding YTH domain-containing family protein 1, translating into MSATSVDPQRTKGQDNKVQNGSLHQKDTVHDNDFEPYLSGQSNQSNSYPSMSDPYLSSYYPPSIGFPYSLNEAPWSTAGDPPIPYLTTYGQLSNGDHHFMHDAVFGQPGGLGNNIYQHRFNFFPENPAFSAWGTSGSQGQQTQSSAYGSSYTYPPSSLGGTVVDGQTGFHSDTLSKAPGMNSLEQGMVGLKIGEVGTSAVKTVGSVVSSVALTGVLSGSGGTNVSMPVSKPTSWAAIASKPAKPQPKMKAKSGPVMGSVLPPPPIKHNMDIGTWDNKGPVPKAPAPPQAPSPQSAPQPQPVAPPLPAQPPPLAPPQYQSPQQPPQTRWVAPRNRNAAFGQSAGAGSDSNSPGNAQPNSAPSVDSHPVLEKLKAAHSYNPKEFDWNLKNGRVFIIKSYSEDDIHRSIKYSIWCSTEHGNKRLDGAFRSMSSKGPVYLLFSVNGSGHFCGVAEMKSPVDYGTSAGVWSQDKWKGKFDVKWIFVKDVPNSQLRHIRLENNDNKPVTNSRDTQEVPLDKAKQVLKIIASYKHTTSIFDDFSHYEKRQEEEEVVRKERQNRNKQ; encoded by the exons ATGTCGGCCACCAGCGTGGACCCCCAG CGAACAAAAGGGCAGGATAACAAAG TACAAAATGGTTCTTTGCATCAGAAGGATACAGTCCATGACAATGACTTTGAACCCTACCTTTCTGGACAGTCAAACCAG AGCAACAGCTACCCCTCGATGAGTGACCCCTACCTGTCCAGCTACTACCCACCGTCCATCGGATTTCCCTACTCCCTCAACGAGGCCCCGTGGTCCACCGCAGGGGACCCTCCGATTCCATACCTCACCACCTACGGACAGCTCAGTAATGGAGACCATCATTTTATGCACGATGCTGTTTTTGGCCAGCCCGGGGGTCTGGGGAACAACATCTATCAGCACAGGtttaattttttccctgaaaacCCTGCATTCTCAGCGTGGGGCACAAGTGGGTCTCAAGGGCAGCAGACGCAGAGCTCCGCGTACGGCAGCAGCTACACCTACCCCCCGAGCTCGCTGGGTGGCACAGTGGTCGACGGGCAGACGGGCTTTCACAGCGACACCCTCAGCAAGGCCCCCGGGATGAACAGCCTGGAGCAGGGCATGGTCGGGCTGAAGATTGGGGAGGTCGGCACCTCTGCAGTCAAGACCGTGGGCTCTGTCGTCAGCAGCGTGGCACTGACTGGCGTTCTTTCCGGCAGTGGTGGGACAAACGTAAGCATGCCAGTTTCCAAGCCGACCTCATGGGCTGCCATCGCCAGCAAGCCTGCGAAACCACAGCCCAAAATGAAAGCCAAGAGCGGGCCTGTGATGGGGAGTGTGCTGCCCCCTCCACCTATAAAGCATAACATGGACATTGGCACCTGGGATAACAAGGGGCCCGTGCCCAAGGCCCCGGCCCCCCCGCAGGCACCGTCCCCACAGTCTGCCCCACAGCCCCAGCCGGTGGCTCCACcgctcccagctcagcctccccctCTGGCCCCACCACAGTATCAgagcccccagcagcccccacagaCCCGCTGGGTCGCCCCTCGCAACAGAAACGCAGCATTTGGGCAAAGCGCAGGGGCTGGCAGTGATAGTAACTCTCCCGGAAATGCCCAGCCTAACTCTGCCCCCAGTGTAGACTCCCACCCCGTCCTTGAAAAACTGAAGGCTGCCCACAGCTACAATCCTAAAGAGTTTGATTGGAATCTGAAAAACGGGCGCGTGTTCATCATAAAGAGCTACTCGGAGGACGACATCCACCGCTCCATCAAGTACTCCATCTGGTGCAGCACAGAACACGGCAACAAGCGCCTGGACGGCGCCTTCCGCTCCATGAGCAGCAAGGGGCCCGTCTACCTGCTCTTCAGCGTCAACGGGAGTGGGCATTTCTGTGGGGTGGCCGAGATGAAGTCCCCCGTGGACTACGGCACCAGTGCTGGGGTCTGGTCTCAGGACAAGTGGAAGGGGAAGTTCGACGTGAAGTGGATTTTTGTCAAGGACGTGCCCAACAGCCAGCTCCGGCACATCCGGCTGGAGAACAACGACAACAAACCGGTCACAAACTCCCGAGACACGCAGGAGGTGCCCTTAGACAAAGCCAAACAAGTGCTGAAGATCATTGCTTCCTACAAGCACACAACCTCCATCTTCGATGACTTTTCTCACTACGAGAAgcgccaggaggaggaggaggtggtgcgCAAG